A genome region from Gallus gallus isolate bGalGal1 chromosome 9, bGalGal1.mat.broiler.GRCg7b, whole genome shotgun sequence includes the following:
- the MSL2 gene encoding E3 ubiquitin-protein ligase MSL2 isoform X1, with protein sequence MNPVNATALYVSASRLVLNYDPGDPQSFTEINKLLPYFRQSLSCCVCGNLLQDPIAPTNSTCQHYVCKTCKGKKMMMKPSCSWCKDYEQFEENKQLSILVNCYKKLCEYITQTPLARDIIQAVDCSADLLALLKDGSPLHEETEKSSDTALALCLTHSPVPSTSELTSDPPATLTSKPESTQNVDIRGSVINGLPNCNGLSVDKLGVNIPSPEHANTIDVCSTGEYMKNEDNSSSLQPVCDPVSTSDLCTTGIDICSFSEDIKPGGSLLLSVEEVLRSLETVSNTEVCGSNLQPSLEANVTNGPFLQLSPPPLSHNIFVSTDASPHGISCTAATPKVVKLNRKRSRSESDSEKVQPLPISSIICGPTLGASAPVTVKQENKMSLQPVATVPNGGTTPKISKTVLLSNKSVKKNLEHAPKKSHPKAKPGVLKTKDKAKEKVPSSNVMPGSPTKTVYKKPQEKKGCKCGRATQNPSVLTCRGQRCPCYSNRKACLDCICRGCQNSYMANGEKKLEAFAVPEKALEQTRLTLGINVTSIAVRNASTSTSVINVTGSPVTTFLAASTHDDKSLDEAIDVRYDC encoded by the exons ATGAACCCGGTGAATGCCACTGCTCTCTACGTTTCCGCGAGCCGCCTGGTGCTCAACTACGACCCGGGGGATCCGCAGTCCTTCACCGAGATTAACAAGCTCCTGCCCTACTTCAGGCAGTCCCTCTCCTGCTGCGTGTGCG gaaatttGCTACAAGATCCTATTGCTCCTACAAACTCCACATGTCAGCATTATGTCTGCAAAACGTGTAAAGGCAAGAAGATGATGATGAAACCATCATGCAGCTGGTGCAAGGACTATGAACAGTTTGAGGAGAATAAGCAGCTAAGCATTTTAGTGAATTGCTATAAGAAACTCTGCGAGTACATAACACAAACTCCACTGGCACGAGATATTATCCAAGCAGTTGACTGTTCTGCGGATCTTTTGGCTTTGCTCAAAGATGGATCCCCACTCCACGAAGAGACGGAAAAATCTTCCGACACAGCCTTGGCTTTGTGTTTGACACATTCCCCAGTACCTTCAACCTCGGAACTCACAAGTGATCCTCCAGCTACTTTGACGTCAAAACCCGAGAGCACGCAGAATGTTGATATTAGAGGTTCTGTTATCAATGGGTTGCCCAATTGTAATGGGCTTTCAGTAGATAAACTTGGAGTGAATATTCCTTCTCCTGAACATGCAAACACGATTGATGTATGTAGTACTGGAGAGtatatgaaaaatgaagataacTCTAGCAGCCTGCAGCCTGTGTGTGACCCAGTTTCTACCAGTGACTTGTGTACGACAGGCATTGACATCTGCAGTTTTAGTGAAGATATAAAACCAGGCGGATCGCTTCTCCTTAGTGTTGAGGAAGTTCTCCGGAGCTTAGAAACCGTTTCAAATACCGAAGTCTGTGGTTCTAATTTGCAGCCCAGCTTGGAGGCAAATGTGACTAATGGCCCTTTCCTACAGCTTTCCCCCCCGCCTCTTAGCCATAACATTTTCGTGTCCACAGATGCTTCTCCTCATGGGATCTCATGTACAGCAGCAACACCCAAGGTAGTCAAGTTAAACAGAAAGCGATCTCGATCAGAAAGCGACAGTGAAAAGGTGCAACCTCTACCCATCTCCAGCATCATCTGTGGCCCAACACTGGGAGCATCAGCTCCTGTAACagtgaaacaggaaaataaaatgtctttgcAGCCTGTTGCAACTGTACCTAATGGAGGCACTACTCCCAAAATAAGTAAAACTGTGCTCCTGTCTAACAAAAGTGTGAAAAAGAATTTAGAACATGCCCCTAAGAAATCTCACCCAAAAGCCAAACCAGGagtgctgaaaacaaaagacaaagcaaaggagaaagtcCCTAGCAGTAATGTTATGCCGGGAAGCCCAACAAAAACTGTATATAAAAAGccacaagaaaagaaagggtgTAAATGTGGTCGTGCCACCCAAAATCCAAGTGTTCTTACATGCCGTGGCCAACGCTGCCCTTGCTACTCTAACCGCAAAGCCTGCCTTGACTGCATATGCCGTGGCTGCCAAAACTCCTACATGGCTAATGGGGAGAAGAAGCTGGAGGCATTTGCAGTGCCAGAAAAGGCCTTGGAGCAGACTAGGCTTACTTTGGGCATTAATGTGACAAGCATTGCAGTGCGCAATGCCAGCACAAGCACCAGTGTAATCAATGTGACAGGGTCACCAGTAACTACGTTTTTAGCTGCCAGTACACACGATGACAAAAGTTTGGATGAAGCTATAGACGTGAGATATGACTGttga
- the MSL2 gene encoding E3 ubiquitin-protein ligase MSL2 isoform X2, with translation MMMKPSCSWCKDYEQFEENKQLSILVNCYKKLCEYITQTPLARDIIQAVDCSADLLALLKDGSPLHEETEKSSDTALALCLTHSPVPSTSELTSDPPATLTSKPESTQNVDIRGSVINGLPNCNGLSVDKLGVNIPSPEHANTIDVCSTGEYMKNEDNSSSLQPVCDPVSTSDLCTTGIDICSFSEDIKPGGSLLLSVEEVLRSLETVSNTEVCGSNLQPSLEANVTNGPFLQLSPPPLSHNIFVSTDASPHGISCTAATPKVVKLNRKRSRSESDSEKVQPLPISSIICGPTLGASAPVTVKQENKMSLQPVATVPNGGTTPKISKTVLLSNKSVKKNLEHAPKKSHPKAKPGVLKTKDKAKEKVPSSNVMPGSPTKTVYKKPQEKKGCKCGRATQNPSVLTCRGQRCPCYSNRKACLDCICRGCQNSYMANGEKKLEAFAVPEKALEQTRLTLGINVTSIAVRNASTSTSVINVTGSPVTTFLAASTHDDKSLDEAIDVRYDC, from the coding sequence ATGATGATGAAACCATCATGCAGCTGGTGCAAGGACTATGAACAGTTTGAGGAGAATAAGCAGCTAAGCATTTTAGTGAATTGCTATAAGAAACTCTGCGAGTACATAACACAAACTCCACTGGCACGAGATATTATCCAAGCAGTTGACTGTTCTGCGGATCTTTTGGCTTTGCTCAAAGATGGATCCCCACTCCACGAAGAGACGGAAAAATCTTCCGACACAGCCTTGGCTTTGTGTTTGACACATTCCCCAGTACCTTCAACCTCGGAACTCACAAGTGATCCTCCAGCTACTTTGACGTCAAAACCCGAGAGCACGCAGAATGTTGATATTAGAGGTTCTGTTATCAATGGGTTGCCCAATTGTAATGGGCTTTCAGTAGATAAACTTGGAGTGAATATTCCTTCTCCTGAACATGCAAACACGATTGATGTATGTAGTACTGGAGAGtatatgaaaaatgaagataacTCTAGCAGCCTGCAGCCTGTGTGTGACCCAGTTTCTACCAGTGACTTGTGTACGACAGGCATTGACATCTGCAGTTTTAGTGAAGATATAAAACCAGGCGGATCGCTTCTCCTTAGTGTTGAGGAAGTTCTCCGGAGCTTAGAAACCGTTTCAAATACCGAAGTCTGTGGTTCTAATTTGCAGCCCAGCTTGGAGGCAAATGTGACTAATGGCCCTTTCCTACAGCTTTCCCCCCCGCCTCTTAGCCATAACATTTTCGTGTCCACAGATGCTTCTCCTCATGGGATCTCATGTACAGCAGCAACACCCAAGGTAGTCAAGTTAAACAGAAAGCGATCTCGATCAGAAAGCGACAGTGAAAAGGTGCAACCTCTACCCATCTCCAGCATCATCTGTGGCCCAACACTGGGAGCATCAGCTCCTGTAACagtgaaacaggaaaataaaatgtctttgcAGCCTGTTGCAACTGTACCTAATGGAGGCACTACTCCCAAAATAAGTAAAACTGTGCTCCTGTCTAACAAAAGTGTGAAAAAGAATTTAGAACATGCCCCTAAGAAATCTCACCCAAAAGCCAAACCAGGagtgctgaaaacaaaagacaaagcaaaggagaaagtcCCTAGCAGTAATGTTATGCCGGGAAGCCCAACAAAAACTGTATATAAAAAGccacaagaaaagaaagggtgTAAATGTGGTCGTGCCACCCAAAATCCAAGTGTTCTTACATGCCGTGGCCAACGCTGCCCTTGCTACTCTAACCGCAAAGCCTGCCTTGACTGCATATGCCGTGGCTGCCAAAACTCCTACATGGCTAATGGGGAGAAGAAGCTGGAGGCATTTGCAGTGCCAGAAAAGGCCTTGGAGCAGACTAGGCTTACTTTGGGCATTAATGTGACAAGCATTGCAGTGCGCAATGCCAGCACAAGCACCAGTGTAATCAATGTGACAGGGTCACCAGTAACTACGTTTTTAGCTGCCAGTACACACGATGACAAAAGTTTGGATGAAGCTATAGACGTGAGATATGACTGttga